Proteins encoded together in one Clostridia bacterium window:
- a CDS encoding phage holin family protein — protein sequence MNWKDFIQPELLALIPFLYGAGVLIKNTPKIKNWLIPYILWGISIVITLIYFVLQTGKNFDGTTFAVALGQATLLALATVGGNECIKQATVGRKEDNQAENTSQQNTQDQNEDK from the coding sequence ATGAATTGGAAAGATTTTATTCAGCCCGAACTTCTGGCTTTAATACCGTTTTTATACGGTGCTGGTGTATTAATAAAAAATACGCCCAAAATAAAAAATTGGTTGATTCCATATATATTATGGGGTATTTCAATAGTGATAACCTTAATCTATTTTGTGCTTCAGACAGGCAAGAACTTTGACGGAACGACATTTGCTGTTGCATTAGGGCAAGCTACGTTACTTGCCTTGGCGACAGTTGGTGGAAATGAATGCATAAAACAGGCTACGGTCGGCAGAAAAGAAGACAATCAAGCCGAAAACACATCACAACAAAATACTCAAGATCAGAACGAAGACAAATAA